One Campylobacter sp. RM16192 genomic region harbors:
- the leuC gene encoding 3-isopropylmalate dehydratase large subunit — MKQTITEKIFSDHVGREVSAGEIIESKIDMVIGNDITTPISIKQFERSGAKKLANPDGFCIVMDHYIPAKDILSANQAKISREFAYKHDLKNYFDEKDMGIEHALLPEKGLVVPGDVIIGADSHTCTHGALGAFSTGMGSTDLAYAMITGKNWFKVPPTIKVIFKGKLGTHVYGKDLILEIIRRIGVDGALYKALEFSGEVIDNLDMDGRFSMCNMAIEAGGKSGIIAVDETTKEFLKDKTLRAEPKFFHSDDSAKYEQTIEIDATNLDPVIAYPFLPSNGKSVREAVKDDLAIDQAFIGSCTNGRLSDLRIAAEILKGRKVAKRTRLIITPATQKIALQAQKEGLMDIFVEAGAVVSNPTCGACLGGYMGILGVGERCVSTTNRNFVGRMGDRTSEVYLANSAVAAASAVAGKIADPRDL; from the coding sequence ATGAAACAAACCATCACTGAAAAAATTTTCTCAGATCACGTAGGACGTGAGGTATCAGCTGGAGAGATCATAGAGTCAAAGATCGATATGGTCATAGGTAACGACATAACAACACCGATTTCTATCAAACAATTCGAGAGAAGCGGTGCAAAAAAGCTGGCAAATCCAGATGGATTTTGTATCGTAATGGATCACTACATCCCTGCTAAAGATATTTTAAGCGCAAATCAGGCCAAAATTTCACGAGAATTTGCTTATAAACACGATCTAAAAAATTATTTTGACGAAAAAGATATGGGCATAGAGCACGCCCTGCTTCCAGAAAAAGGTCTTGTAGTGCCAGGAGATGTGATCATCGGAGCGGATTCTCACACCTGTACTCACGGTGCGCTTGGAGCATTTTCTACGGGCATGGGCTCTACCGATCTAGCCTACGCAATGATAACAGGCAAAAACTGGTTTAAAGTGCCGCCAACTATAAAAGTGATTTTTAAAGGCAAACTTGGCACACACGTTTACGGTAAAGACCTAATCCTTGAAATAATCCGCCGTATAGGCGTAGACGGAGCATTATACAAAGCTCTTGAATTTAGCGGAGAAGTTATAGATAACCTTGATATGGATGGGCGCTTTTCTATGTGCAATATGGCGATAGAGGCCGGTGGAAAGAGCGGAATAATAGCCGTAGATGAGACTACAAAGGAGTTTTTAAAAGACAAAACTCTACGTGCCGAGCCAAAATTTTTCCATTCCGATGACAGCGCAAAATATGAGCAAACAATAGAAATAGATGCCACAAATCTAGATCCCGTTATCGCATATCCATTTTTGCCAAGCAACGGCAAGAGCGTAAGAGAAGCTGTAAAAGACGATCTAGCAATAGATCAGGCATTTATCGGCTCTTGCACCAATGGTCGCTTAAGCGATCTTAGAATAGCTGCTGAAATTTTAAAAGGCAGAAAAGTAGCCAAAAGAACGAGGCTTATAATCACACCGGCAACACAAAAAATCGCTCTGCAAGCACAAAAAGAAGGCCTTATGGATATCTTCGTAGAAGCCGGAGCTGTCGTAAGTAATCCTACATGCGGAGCGTGTCTGGGCGGATATATGGGTATCTTGGGCGTTGGCGAAAGATGCGTAAGTACCACAAATAGAAATTTTGTCGGTAGAATGGGTGATAGAACCAGCGAAGTATATTTAGCCAATTCGGCTGTAGCAGCAGCTTCAGCAGTGGCAGGAAAGATAGCTGATCCAAGGGATTTATAA
- a CDS encoding glycerate kinase family protein yields the protein MRVLVAVDSFKGSLSSLEAGKAVKEGIKDLCDEVIVKPVADGGEGSVEALADALGGTYVDAIVQNPLGEKIPARYALAGDLGILEMASASGLTLIEPSRRNPMKTSTYGFGQMILHAIHKGAKKFIIGIGGSATNDAGTGMLSALGYEFYDENGNLLEGIGKNLIKITRISEANVLPELKECEFLIACDVDNPLFGKNGAAYIYGPQKGADENMVKELDAGLISFASATSEHFSSEFWNFKGAGAAGGLGFGFVSYLNAKLKSGIDIITEEIRLEDEIKKADLVITGEGRMDYQSAMGKTPIGVAKIAKKHNKPVIAIAGCVKEEARNCNQKGIDAFFSILNEPMTLNEAIDENITRENIRLVCEQLIRLYKL from the coding sequence ATGAGAGTTTTGGTCGCAGTGGATTCTTTTAAGGGATCACTTAGCTCTCTTGAAGCCGGCAAAGCAGTAAAAGAAGGTATAAAAGATTTATGCGATGAAGTCATCGTAAAACCTGTTGCAGATGGCGGAGAAGGAAGCGTGGAAGCTCTTGCGGATGCGCTTGGCGGAACCTATGTGGATGCAATAGTACAAAATCCATTAGGTGAGAAAATTCCTGCCAGATACGCTTTAGCTGGTGATCTTGGAATATTAGAAATGGCAAGCGCAAGCGGACTTACTCTCATAGAGCCGAGCCGTAGAAATCCTATGAAAACTAGCACTTATGGTTTTGGGCAGATGATACTTCATGCGATTCACAAAGGTGCCAAGAAGTTTATTATAGGCATAGGCGGAAGTGCCACTAATGACGCAGGTACTGGTATGCTAAGTGCGCTTGGATATGAATTTTATGATGAAAATGGTAATTTGCTAGAAGGAATCGGTAAAAATTTGATAAAAATCACTAGAATTTCAGAGGCTAATGTATTGCCAGAGCTTAAAGAATGCGAATTTTTGATTGCTTGCGATGTGGATAATCCTCTTTTTGGTAAAAATGGAGCAGCTTATATTTATGGACCTCAAAAAGGAGCTGACGAAAATATGGTAAAAGAGCTTGATGCAGGCCTTATAAGTTTCGCAAGCGCCACAAGCGAACACTTTTCTAGTGAATTTTGGAATTTTAAAGGTGCTGGCGCTGCTGGAGGATTAGGATTTGGATTTGTCAGCTATTTAAATGCCAAGCTAAAGTCGGGAATTGATATTATAACAGAAGAGATTAGGCTTGAGGATGAGATTAAAAAGGCGGATCTTGTAATAACCGGAGAAGGCAGAATGGACTATCAGAGTGCTATGGGCAAGACACCTATAGGTGTTGCAAAAATAGCCAAAAAGCATAATAAGCCAGTCATTGCTATAGCTGGATGTGTAAAAGAAGAGGCAAGAAACTGTAATCAAAAGGGAATAGACGCGTTTTTCAGTATCTTAAATGAGCCTATGACTCTCAATGAAGCAATAGATGAAAATATTACAAGAGAAAATATAAGGCTAGTTTGCGAGCAACTAATTAGGCTCTATAAATTATAA
- a CDS encoding rhodanese-like domain-containing protein, translated as MYGLCMRFMILFALVISHNLFANMDSPLNFGIEGAKSLSINQAEKMLGQKDTYFVDMSSPAGRISGHIPGAILNNADDLNISLLPKDKKAHLIFYCDNRMSFDSSVAAKVAKSQGYENLYILSDGIEGWIIAGNKFEKSGKARKQLTKEKIEDYDDGIHGNMLFGKIPSCRDCHSSDKIPFASKEQREELFKDKAFVNDNCTSCHKDVKKDFMGSVHDEASHKNLAADKELPNCSDCHSVHTAGAKMHLDIKQLSEQKCGSCHEEQQKHYHDTFHGKALLLNKPGEAPRVAACFDCHGTHNVFKIEDPRSTLAMTENRIKTCSECHPNANESFVSFIAHADHTDGEKFPLLHSAYIFMTGLVIAVFAFFGFHTFLWSIRLIRMRLENPVAWKKVREAAHHDRVKVKRFSAFHMWQHFFMAASFLGLAFSGLPQKFYTAPWAQDMMNLMGGPIMATQIHHISAVIMFAVFFSHIAEIMMNLGKFKIFGEDSLMPNLQDFRDMKDHFMWFMGKGPRPQFDRWTYWEKFDYLAVFWGMFIIGLSGLILWFPNWFANFLPGWMINLSTLVHSDEALLATGFIFAIHFFNTHFRADRFPMDTVIFSGSLTAEEMRQERSKWYERLSKNGMLEKLIEKEDKFASYSLLAKLAGYAMLITGMVFLFMMIYAFIA; from the coding sequence ATGTATGGATTGTGTATGAGATTTATGATACTTTTTGCTTTAGTGATATCTCATAATCTTTTTGCTAATATGGATTCGCCTTTAAATTTTGGTATTGAGGGCGCAAAATCTCTTAGTATAAATCAAGCCGAGAAGATGCTTGGTCAAAAAGATACATACTTTGTTGATATGAGTTCACCGGCTGGTCGTATATCCGGGCACATTCCTGGTGCGATCTTAAATAATGCAGATGATTTAAACATATCGCTATTGCCAAAAGATAAAAAAGCTCATTTGATATTTTACTGTGATAACAGAATGAGCTTTGATAGTAGCGTTGCAGCAAAAGTTGCTAAAAGTCAAGGCTATGAAAATCTCTATATTCTAAGTGATGGTATAGAGGGATGGATTATAGCCGGAAATAAATTTGAAAAATCTGGTAAAGCCAGAAAACAACTTACAAAAGAGAAGATAGAAGACTATGATGATGGAATCCATGGCAATATGCTTTTTGGCAAAATTCCATCTTGTAGAGATTGCCATAGCTCAGATAAAATTCCGTTCGCTTCAAAAGAGCAACGAGAAGAGCTATTTAAAGATAAAGCTTTTGTAAATGATAATTGTACAAGCTGTCATAAAGATGTCAAAAAAGACTTTATGGGCAGTGTTCACGATGAAGCATCTCATAAAAATTTAGCTGCTGATAAAGAGTTGCCAAATTGTAGTGACTGCCACTCTGTGCACACAGCCGGTGCTAAAATGCACCTTGACATTAAACAGCTTAGCGAGCAAAAGTGCGGTTCTTGTCACGAAGAGCAACAAAAACACTATCATGATACATTCCATGGTAAAGCACTGCTATTAAATAAACCTGGTGAAGCGCCAAGGGTTGCTGCGTGCTTTGATTGTCACGGAACACACAATGTATTTAAGATAGAAGATCCTAGATCAACTCTAGCTATGACAGAAAATCGTATCAAGACATGCTCTGAATGTCACCCTAATGCGAACGAAAGCTTTGTTAGCTTTATAGCGCATGCTGACCATACTGATGGCGAGAAATTCCCGCTACTTCACTCTGCGTATATCTTTATGACAGGTCTTGTGATAGCGGTATTTGCGTTCTTTGGTTTCCATACATTCTTGTGGTCAATTAGACTAATTAGAATGAGACTTGAAAATCCAGTCGCTTGGAAAAAAGTAAGAGAGGCAGCTCACCACGATAGAGTTAAGGTAAAACGCTTTAGCGCATTCCATATGTGGCAACACTTCTTTATGGCCGCATCATTCCTTGGACTTGCGTTCTCAGGCTTACCACAAAAATTCTATACAGCCCCTTGGGCTCAAGATATGATGAATTTAATGGGCGGACCTATTATGGCTACTCAAATTCACCATATATCAGCGGTGATAATGTTTGCAGTGTTCTTCAGCCACATAGCTGAGATCATGATGAACCTAGGCAAATTTAAAATATTTGGTGAAGATAGCTTGATGCCAAATCTTCAAGACTTTAGAGATATGAAAGATCACTTCATGTGGTTTATGGGTAAAGGCCCAAGACCTCAATTTGATAGATGGACATACTGGGAGAAATTCGACTACCTTGCGGTCTTCTGGGGTATGTTTATCATAGGACTTTCAGGTCTTATCCTTTGGTTCCCTAACTGGTTTGCTAATTTCTTACCAGGCTGGATGATAAACTTAAGTACGCTTGTTCACTCTGATGAGGCGTTACTAGCGACAGGATTTATCTTTGCTATCCACTTCTTTAATACTCACTTTAGAGCGGATAGATTCCCAATGGATACAGTAATCTTCTCAGGAAGTCTAACTGCTGAAGAGATGAGACAAGAAAGAAGCAAGTGGTACGAAAGACTTAGTAAGAATGGAATGCTAGAAAAACTTATCGAAAAAGAAGATAAGTTTGCTTCATACTCTTTACTTGCTAAACTTGCAGGTTACGCTATGCTAATTACTGGTATGGTGTTCTTGTTTATGATGATTTACGCTTTTATAGCTTAA
- a CDS encoding phospholipase A has translation MKFIYILLFLCINLVANGVQELYDKAANLEKQGDIKGALEYYKLAAKSALDNNNTVKSELGAIAPNNTVVQILENSKETNDKHLWESYESAKPYNLDEILGIKMHHLNYILPASVAFKDVEGRRKFETNFQISLQKPILYNVFDLNETISFGYSQESWWQTAKSSTPFRETNYRPELFITFPTKIPFLQSLDYLRFGLLHESNGQGGEKSRSWNRIYAEAKFYINNLLIIPRAWIRLPDPDGADDNPDIEKYIGKADVTLAYPYKRHMLTATIRNNLQFDSTNKGSFELGWLFPFGQSGVYGYVKYFSGYGESLIDYDRRRDKIGIGFALVK, from the coding sequence ATGAAATTTATCTATATATTGCTATTTTTGTGTATAAATTTAGTAGCAAACGGCGTTCAAGAGCTCTATGACAAGGCAGCTAATCTTGAAAAGCAAGGAGATATAAAAGGAGCTCTTGAGTACTATAAATTAGCTGCCAAATCAGCACTTGACAACAACAATACGGTTAAGTCAGAGCTTGGAGCAATAGCTCCCAACAATACAGTAGTCCAAATTCTGGAAAACAGCAAAGAGACAAATGATAAACACTTATGGGAGTCTTACGAGAGTGCAAAGCCTTACAACTTAGATGAAATTTTAGGTATAAAAATGCACCACTTAAACTATATTTTGCCTGCCTCAGTCGCTTTTAAAGACGTGGAGGGAAGGCGAAAATTTGAGACAAATTTCCAAATTAGTCTTCAAAAGCCAATACTTTATAACGTTTTTGATCTAAACGAAACCATCTCGTTTGGTTACTCTCAAGAATCGTGGTGGCAAACCGCAAAGAGCTCTACTCCGTTTCGCGAGACAAACTATAGACCGGAACTGTTTATAACTTTTCCTACAAAAATACCGTTTTTGCAAAGCCTAGACTATTTAAGATTTGGACTTTTGCACGAAAGCAACGGGCAAGGAGGTGAAAAATCAAGATCATGGAATAGGATTTATGCAGAGGCTAAATTCTATATCAATAACTTATTGATAATTCCTCGTGCATGGATTAGACTACCTGACCCTGACGGCGCGGACGATAATCCAGATATTGAAAAATACATAGGAAAAGCCGATGTGACACTTGCTTATCCATACAAAAGACATATGCTAACCGCAACGATAAGAAACAACTTACAATTTGATAGCACTAACAAGGGCTCTTTTGAGCTTGGATGGCTATTTCCGTTTGGGCAATCAGGAGTTTACGGATACGTAAAATACTTTAGCGGATATGGTGAGAGCCTTATAGACTACGATAGGCGTAGAGATAAGATAGGTATTGGTTTTGCTCTAGTGAAATAA
- a CDS encoding YceI family protein, which translates to MKKFIKFSVLAALCASFLNAASYEIDKSHSDLGFMVRHLKISKVRGNFQQYDAVIDYNKASNELKALEVSIDVNSINTQNQKRDEHLKNDDFFDTPKFDKITFKMTKFEKEGSNEGKIYGDLTIKGVKKPVKLDFEYHGDSKNMSGAEVIGFSVNGDLKREDFGIGEKFPDAIVSNKVELKIEVEAKAK; encoded by the coding sequence ATGAAAAAATTTATCAAATTTTCTGTTTTAGCAGCGCTTTGCGCAAGCTTTTTAAATGCAGCAAGCTATGAAATAGATAAATCTCATAGCGACTTGGGATTTATGGTTAGACACCTAAAAATTTCAAAAGTTCGAGGAAATTTTCAACAATATGATGCCGTAATCGACTATAATAAAGCATCAAACGAGCTAAAGGCGCTTGAGGTTAGTATAGACGTAAATTCTATCAATACACAAAATCAAAAGAGGGATGAGCATCTTAAAAATGATGATTTTTTCGATACACCCAAATTTGACAAAATCACATTCAAGATGACCAAATTTGAAAAAGAGGGCTCAAACGAAGGTAAAATTTACGGAGATCTGACTATAAAAGGTGTAAAAAAACCTGTCAAACTTGACTTTGAATATCATGGAGATAGTAAAAACATGAGCGGCGCAGAGGTAATAGGTTTTAGTGTAAATGGAGATTTAAAAAGAGAGGATTTTGGCATAGGTGAAAAATTCCCTGATGCAATAGTTTCAAACAAAGTTGAGCTTAAAATAGAAGTAGAAGCTAAAGCGAAATAA
- a CDS encoding molybdenum cofactor guanylyltransferase, protein MKNCVILAGGKSSRMGRDKTLLPFKCFNTLTHFQVDKFSQIFKNVFVSSKFDKFDPPLRLIKDKISDDFSPMLALFSILSNFKNEYVFIIPADMPFVNENTIKELYKFTNEFDIVVPMDDYHIHSLCGFFNSNLADIAKELYEQKEHKIGILQSKCRCKKLKFQDEKEFFNINYPNEYEAATGEKI, encoded by the coding sequence ATGAAAAATTGCGTTATTTTAGCAGGTGGCAAAAGCTCCAGAATGGGCAGAGATAAAACACTTTTGCCGTTTAAATGCTTTAACACACTTACGCACTTTCAAGTGGATAAATTTAGCCAAATTTTTAAAAACGTCTTTGTAAGCTCAAAATTTGATAAATTTGATCCGCCGTTAAGGCTTATCAAAGATAAGATAAGCGATGACTTTTCACCGATGCTGGCACTCTTTAGCATACTTTCTAATTTTAAAAACGAATATGTATTTATAATCCCTGCAGACATGCCATTTGTCAATGAAAACACCATAAAAGAGCTTTATAAATTTACAAATGAATTTGATATAGTAGTGCCTATGGATGACTATCATATACACTCTCTTTGCGGGTTTTTCAACTCAAATTTAGCCGATATCGCAAAAGAACTATACGAGCAAAAAGAGCATAAAATAGGGATTTTACAAAGCAAATGCAGATGCAAGAAATTAAAATTTCAAGACGAAAAAGAGTTTTTTAATATCAACTATCCAAACGAATATGAAGCGGCTACAGGAGAAAAAATATGA
- a CDS encoding GntP family permease, which yields MGGVGLIICFIVAIVLMIWLISKVGVHPFLAIMVVSLALAIVAGIDLAKIPGIIGNGFSGIFKSIGIVIIFGALIGMALEKTGAALKLADIVIKCVGEKRPEMAMLIMGWIVGIPVFCDSGFVVLDPIRRAIKEKIKANPVGMAVALSGGLYTSHVFIPPTPGPIAAAGLVGVGGNLLLVIMVGMIVSIPVLIAAYAYARYIGTKVTLKEDMQDIGKSYDEIIKSHGTLPSAFLSLAPIFAPIVLMALGSIVKMAKLQGGFANFMLFLGNPVIALGIGVIFAVVLLAKTGKIGEFNLMTNDTLKIVGPILFITAAGGVLGKVIAEAGFVEFMKQNAHIIGSIGIFFPFIISAIIKTAQGSSTVALTTTAAIMGLFTDGTSMMATLGLTTEMGAVLTVMAIAAGAMTVSHANDSYFWVVTNFSQMTPEQGYKTQTTLTLIMGVVGIITVWIASLILL from the coding sequence ATGGGTGGTGTTGGTTTAATCATTTGTTTTATTGTAGCTATCGTTTTGATGATATGGCTTATATCCAAAGTCGGAGTTCATCCATTTCTTGCTATTATGGTTGTATCTTTAGCTCTTGCTATAGTAGCTGGCATTGATCTTGCTAAAATTCCTGGTATTATAGGAAATGGATTTAGTGGAATATTTAAAAGTATAGGCATAGTTATTATTTTTGGTGCACTTATAGGTATGGCACTTGAAAAAACAGGCGCAGCGCTGAAATTAGCAGATATTGTTATAAAATGTGTTGGCGAGAAAAGACCTGAAATGGCGATGCTTATCATGGGTTGGATTGTAGGAATCCCAGTATTTTGCGATAGCGGATTTGTTGTTCTTGACCCGATTCGTCGCGCTATTAAAGAAAAGATTAAAGCAAATCCTGTTGGTATGGCTGTGGCACTATCAGGAGGACTTTATACCTCTCACGTATTTATACCTCCTACTCCTGGACCAATCGCAGCCGCAGGGCTTGTAGGTGTTGGTGGAAATTTACTACTGGTAATTATGGTGGGTATGATAGTATCTATCCCTGTTCTTATTGCGGCATATGCTTATGCAAGATATATAGGAACAAAGGTAACTTTAAAAGAGGATATGCAAGATATAGGCAAGAGTTATGATGAGATTATTAAAAGTCATGGCACGCTACCTAGCGCATTTTTAAGCCTTGCTCCGATCTTTGCTCCTATTGTCTTAATGGCACTTGGTTCAATTGTGAAGATGGCTAAACTTCAAGGCGGTTTTGCAAATTTTATGCTGTTTTTGGGAAACCCTGTAATAGCTCTTGGTATAGGTGTAATTTTTGCTGTTGTATTACTGGCAAAAACAGGTAAAATTGGCGAATTTAATCTAATGACAAACGACACTCTAAAAATAGTAGGTCCAATTTTATTTATAACTGCGGCAGGCGGTGTTCTTGGAAAAGTTATCGCAGAAGCCGGATTTGTTGAATTTATGAAACAAAATGCTCATATAATAGGCTCTATAGGTATATTTTTCCCTTTTATTATCTCCGCTATTATAAAAACCGCACAAGGAAGTTCCACCGTAGCCCTTACTACAACAGCTGCTATTATGGGACTTTTTACCGATGGTACATCCATGATGGCTACTCTAGGCCTTACTACAGAGATGGGCGCAGTGCTAACTGTAATGGCTATAGCTGCTGGTGCAATGACAGTTTCTCATGCTAATGATAGCTATTTCTGGGTTGTAACCAATTTCAGTCAGATGACGCCTGAACAAGGTTATAAAACTCAAACTACGCTCACACTGATAATGGGAGTTGTAGGTATTATAACCGTATGGATAGCATCACTTATATTGCTATAA
- a CDS encoding multiheme c-type cytochrome: MCAVPNLAASDKHEEPFVQGETFQNDGVSPRTLEDYVGHEKEYWEYLKKNHPVFKYEKDGRLVGKYGLSDRVEEFIEINQGPAYAKENNMEHTAVTYRLGMESFLDFPNKFVGHKKCGECHPAQYMQWERSRHAKTIRWPEELDEVGGDVKKGLPGALPTTPILTTGIEPDDVFAIIGTPRTKYGFLDKWLVRGTYHVEDGKLSDLTGKLVAGGNQYSVLWAKFLTPEMAKKIAEFSPGFPTKMEDFGKSGSHMWGMNSYGASNRKNFKFQPASAYCEICHTFKFDFKSKDEFYAALGDSKKLREHTITKGISCEECHGAGAHLYGARGAGMPSNCERCHQRFAWHKADAEKNPRKQFNAYFKSSCPSCGTEGAQMFSSAHYDEGMRCSTCHDPHEVTANDWKDGYTLTGLKKTCEDCHEVQKSFFKQGGIHAKDNCTGCHMPNMMSCENFAAVQNPDKAGFDNVRAAHIWNIMVDKDRKSINPPEGKPRDPMTVKGWTLDRDENGRFFVDLMWSCGRTSFSDPNLMAPGASGCHSPVQSTLPDKLKFTDQAMIYDLVMEWQMPVKDGYSKAEIGLRKIDRSMSNNKKLSTDQKARIVSFAKQAQDILDKVQKDGSWGVHGPKYSLKLVEEALIYVEQATDILEGRTK; the protein is encoded by the coding sequence ATGTGTGCTGTACCTAATCTAGCTGCATCAGACAAGCATGAAGAACCTTTTGTTCAAGGAGAAACATTTCAAAATGATGGCGTTTCACCAAGAACATTGGAAGATTACGTTGGGCATGAGAAAGAGTATTGGGAGTATCTAAAAAAAAATCACCCAGTATTTAAATATGAAAAAGATGGAAGATTGGTTGGTAAATACGGCTTAAGTGACCGTGTTGAAGAATTTATAGAGATCAACCAAGGTCCTGCTTATGCTAAAGAGAACAATATGGAACACACTGCTGTTACATATCGTCTTGGTATGGAGTCATTCCTTGACTTCCCTAACAAATTTGTTGGACATAAAAAATGCGGCGAGTGCCACCCCGCTCAATATATGCAATGGGAGCGTTCACGTCACGCTAAAACTATAAGATGGCCAGAAGAGCTTGATGAGGTTGGAGGAGACGTTAAAAAAGGACTTCCTGGAGCACTTCCTACAACTCCTATTCTAACAACAGGTATCGAGCCTGATGACGTATTTGCTATCATCGGAACACCAAGAACAAAATATGGCTTCCTTGATAAATGGTTAGTTCGTGGTACATATCACGTTGAGGATGGAAAATTAAGCGATCTTACCGGTAAACTAGTAGCTGGTGGTAACCAATACTCAGTTTTATGGGCTAAATTCCTAACTCCTGAAATGGCTAAAAAGATAGCAGAATTCTCTCCAGGGTTCCCTACCAAAATGGAAGATTTCGGTAAGAGCGGTTCTCATATGTGGGGTATGAACTCATACGGTGCTTCAAATAGAAAGAATTTCAAATTCCAACCAGCAAGTGCATATTGCGAAATTTGTCATACATTTAAATTTGACTTCAAATCTAAAGACGAATTCTATGCAGCTCTTGGTGATTCTAAGAAATTAAGAGAGCATACTATAACAAAAGGTATTAGCTGCGAGGAGTGTCACGGTGCTGGTGCTCACTTGTACGGTGCTAGAGGTGCTGGTATGCCAAGTAACTGCGAAAGATGCCACCAAAGATTTGCATGGCATAAGGCTGATGCTGAGAAGAACCCAAGAAAACAATTTAACGCATACTTTAAATCATCTTGTCCATCATGCGGAACAGAGGGTGCTCAAATGTTTAGCTCCGCTCACTATGACGAGGGTATGAGATGTAGTACTTGCCACGATCCACACGAAGTTACAGCTAACGATTGGAAAGATGGCTATACTCTAACAGGTCTAAAAAAGACTTGCGAAGACTGCCACGAAGTTCAAAAGAGCTTCTTTAAACAAGGCGGAATTCACGCGAAAGACAATTGTACAGGATGTCATATGCCTAATATGATGAGTTGTGAGAACTTCGCAGCTGTTCAAAACCCTGATAAAGCTGGATTTGACAACGTTCGTGCAGCACACATCTGGAACATCATGGTTGATAAAGATAGAAAATCAATCAACCCACCTGAAGGCAAACCAAGAGATCCTATGACCGTAAAAGGCTGGACACTTGATAGAGATGAAAACGGAAGATTCTTCGTTGACTTGATGTGGTCATGCGGTAGAACAAGCTTTAGCGACCCTAACCTAATGGCTCCAGGAGCTAGCGGTTGCCACAGCCCTGTTCAATCAACACTTCCAGATAAACTTAAATTTACAGATCAAGCTATGATCTATGACCTAGTTATGGAATGGCAAATGCCTGTAAAAGATGGATATTCAAAAGCTGAGATCGGACTTAGAAAAATAGATAGATCAATGAGCAACAACAAAAAACTATCTACTGATCAAAAAGCTAGAATAGTATCTTTTGCTAAACAAGCACAAGACATACTAGACAAAGTACAAAAAGACGGCTCTTGGGGCGTTCACGGTCCTAAATATTCTTTAAAACTAGTTGAAGAAGCTTTGATTTACGTTGAGCAAGCAACTGATATCTTAGAAGGTAGAACAAAATAA